One part of the Rutidosis leptorrhynchoides isolate AG116_Rl617_1_P2 chromosome 1, CSIRO_AGI_Rlap_v1, whole genome shotgun sequence genome encodes these proteins:
- the LOC139881580 gene encoding thiamine phosphate phosphatase-like protein isoform X2 has protein sequence MMEELHLQGKTVEDIVSCLNRVPLHPQIVSSIKSAHALGCNLKVLSDANQFFIETILKNHGIYGCFSEIITNPTCVDKEGKLRIFPYHGSAIPPHECNLCPPNLCKGFVINQMQDLISEDGKKQVIIYIGDGGGDFCPTLKLGEQGHVLPRKNFPLHNLILNSSVHIKPTLHEWDNGEELKKILLGLIDPKVEV, from the exons ATGATGGAGGAGCTACATTTACAAGGGAAAACAGTTGAAGATATTGTCAGCTGTTTAAATCGTGTTCCATTGCACCCACAAATCGTCTCATCTATTAAATCAGCTCATGCCCTTGG ATGTAATTTGAAGGTGCTTAGTGATGCTAACCAGTTTTTCATTGAAACGATATTGAAAAACCATGGAATTTATGGTTGTTTTTCGGAAATTATTACCAACCCGACTTGTGTTGATAAAGAAGGTAAGCTTAGGATATTTCCTTATCATGGTTCGGCTATACCGCCTCATGAGTGCAATCTTTGCCCGCCCAATTTGTGCAAG GGATTTGTGATTAATCAAATGCAAGATTTGATCTCTGAAGATGGCAAGAAGCAGGTCATTATCTACATTGGTGATGGGGGTGGCGATTTCTGCCCAACGCTAAAACTTGGAGAACAAGGCCATGTCCTGCCTAGGAAAAACTTCCCTTTGCATAATCTCATTTTAAATTCTTCGGTACATATTAAACCAACACTTCATGAATGGGACAACGGTGAAGAACTCAAGAAGATTTTACTTGGACTTATCGATCCAAAAGTTGAAGTCTAG
- the LOC139844620 gene encoding uncharacterized protein, whose protein sequence is MDFKIASWNIRGMCNIDKQNEVKKFISEERVYVCAILETHLKPDSVGKVGNNVFKEWKWVSNCYLSPNSCRIMLGWDHNMMNVMVLQITRQVIFCLIESVDCNIKMYCSYVYASNSGKERHNLWKDLRDHCSISQGYPWVIMGDFNITRYANEHSNGCSHSTEEMNEFNDLINNIEVDDLGCSGCFFTWTKSLKNPVCGTLKKLDRILCNED, encoded by the coding sequence ATGGATTTCAAGATTGCTAGTTGGAATATTAGAGGAATGTGCAATATAGATAAGCAGAATGAAGTTAAAAAGTTTATTTCTGAAGAAAGAGTGTATGTTTGTGCTATTTTAGAAACTCATCTCAAGCCTGATAGTGTTGGTAAGGTGGGTAATAATGTGTTTAAGGAGTGGAAATGGGTTTCTAATTGTTATTTGAGTCCTAACAGCTGTAGGATTATGTTAGGATGGGATCATAATATGATGAATGTTATGGTATTGCAGATCACTAGACAAGTGATATTTTGTTTGATAGAATCTGTGGATTGCAATATTAAGATGTATTGTAGTTATGTTTATGCAAGTAATAGTGGGAAAGAAAGGCATAATCTATGGAAAGATCTTAGGGATCACTGCTCAATTTCACAAGGTTATCCATGGGTTATTATGGGTGATTTTAACATTACCAGATATGCTAATGAACATAGTAATGGATGTTCTCATTCCACTGAGGAGATGAATGAGTTTAATGATCTCATCAATAACATTGAAGTTGATGATTTAGGGTGTTCTGGATGTTTCTTCACATGGACTAAGTCTCTTAAGAACCCTGTTTGTGGGACTTTGAAAAAATTGGATAGAATTCTGTGTAATGAGGATTAA